The Triplophysa rosa unplaced genomic scaffold, Trosa_1v2 scaffold28_ERROPOS1528291, whole genome shotgun sequence genome contains a region encoding:
- the LOC130550324 gene encoding tetratricopeptide repeat protein 21B-like, producing the protein MNAVEITEPNNSSLQIEIAAPISRLCGHNTEILQMLTSFMRRVSSRSPAASDVMCELGHLLALQNMYKEAHACYSTALKTDDESLTALVGLIRCLLMCDQLEEATQQLTAFCEVHESLGNIAEVLLLKAVSLRKQRGDETTVVQLLKDATELHFSALQGLSYGVEYLRILDVNFLLHIVQMHMELNQNLDPGVPKTQAFWLKHSHLILETIIRAAPGISVSCYHMAYVKFLQGDVGGCQRLLDVCLERELQTAEVCLLQARLHLHAGDHSAALNSLESAVSINFQIRDQIQFNVMKARALVRSGDLKSAIQCLNITKNTAGVRRPSEGSQSCVRERVCVYLELTEALRLAGDQHEAAKVLQEAILRFKGTCEETRVTLVSVDLALMRNDVDAAVVILQNILPHESTYIQAREKMAHIYLERRNNKKLYIACYREISEQLPGARSSVLLADAFMNIQQPEEALQIYQEAERTSPEDTALAMKASRAFVKAHEYDKAASGYERALKVDEQDCVLSLELADLLFKRQEFEKAQRLLQKALEHEHASSLDVMMNDVKMLRVLVKVLRVMDESPLDAVQKARDLQQKIVNRVRNEQPAQLEDQMKLLADICCDCAQEFHLRLELEMARRHYTDALNYSPDNEEIMLHLARLYYEHQKLDHCEEMCRQTLKLHQHHAEASMLLADTLFWKNQKDEAVQMYADIMERYPDNFHVMVKFLHVLHRLGNLDAVPSVFQACETFCPLSVRGAAYNYCKGLYFWYMYEVREALIHLNKARGDCEWGERAVELMVQICLNPDKDVFGAEVLEKIQTDVSESENQTGISTAQNLLKVFRTRSRSEEQKVRLLQNLCLIYSKESRQIERAVLDLTDMLSKNVMLEACLLAAAQGFLQLKQIPRARNFLKRLAKMEWKDSNSDDLENASLLMADMYIKMGKYSQVDKLLQNSIRHNKSCSKAYEYQGFMMENEERYTDASLQYELAWKYTSMMDPAIGFRLAFNCLKCKNYTRAVDVCRQVLQRFPDYPQIQDEILTRAQASLRP; encoded by the exons ATGAATGCGGTTGAGATCACGGAACCCAATAACAGCAGCTTACAAATCGAGATCGCCGCACCCATCAGCAGACTG TGTGGACACAACACAGAGATCCTGCAGATGTTGACCTCATTCATGCGACGGGTTTCATCACGCTCACCTGCGGCGTCTGACGTCATGTGTGAGCTCGGACATCTGCTCGCTCTCCAAAACATGTATAAAGAAGCTCATGCATGTTATTCCACAGCTCTGAAAACAGATGATGAATCTCTAACAGCTTTAGTCG GACTGATCAGATGTTTACTGATGTGCGATCAGCTGGAGGAAGCCACCCAACAGCTCACCGCCTTCTGTGAAGTACACGAGTCTTTGGGAAATATTGCG gaagtgcttctgctGAAGGCGGTCTCGCTGAGAAAGCAGCGAGGGGATGAGACGACGGTGGTCCAGCTTCTGAAGGACGCTACAGAGCTTCATTTCTCCGCTCTCCAAGGCCTCAGTTATGGTGTGGAATATTTGAGGATTCTGGACGTTAATTTCCTGCTGCACATAGTTCAGATGCACATGGAGCTAAATCAG AATCTTGATCCAGGAGTCCCCAAAACTCAAGCGTTTTGGCTGAAACACTCGCATCTGATTTTAGAGACGATCATCAGAGCTGCTCCGGGGATATCAGTGAGCTGTTATCATATGGCCTATGTCAAATTTCTCCAAG gtgATGTCGGAGGATGTCAGCGTCTGTTGGACGTGTGTCTGGAGAGAGAGTTGCAGACGGCCGAGGTTTGTCTTCTTCAGGCTCGACTGCACCTGCACGCAGGAGATCACAGCGCTGCTCTCAACTCTCTGGAATCTGCCGTCAGCATCAATTTCCAG ATCAGAGATCAGATCCAGTTCAACGTGATGAAAGCTCGAGCTCTTGTGAGGTCTGGAGATCTCAAGAGCGCCATCCAGTGTCTGAACATCACAAAGAACACGGCAGGTGTCCGTCGGCCTTCAGAGGGTTCACAGTCTTGTGTCAGAGAAAGAGTTTGTGTTTATCTGGAGCTCACGGAGGCGTTGAGACTCGCCGGCGATCag cACGAGGCCGCTAAAGTCCTGCAAGAGGCTATTCTGCGTTTTAAAGGAACGTGTGAAGAAACACGCGTCACGCTGGTCAGTGTTGATCTGGCTCTGATGAGAAATGATGTGGACGCCGCTGTGgtcattcttcagaatattcTGCCTCATGAGTCCACTTACATTCAGGCCAGAGAGAAAATGGCTCACATTTACTTGGAGAGAAGAAACAACAAGAAGCTTTACATTGCCTGTTACAG AGAAATAAGTGAGCAGTTACCGGGAGCTCGTAGCAGTGTCCTGCTGGCTGATGCCTTTATGAACATACAGCAG CCAGAGGAAGCGCTTCAAATCTACCAGGAAGCAGAGAGGACGTCGCCTGAAGACACTGCGTTAGCCATGAAAGCCAGCCGTGCGTTCGTGAAAGCTCATGAATATGACAAG GCGGCGAGCGGTTATGAACGGGCTCTGAAGGTGGACGAGCAGGACTGCGTGTTGAGTTTGGAGCTGGCTGATCTTCTCTTTAAACGTCAGGAGTTTGAGAAAGCTCAGCGGCTCCTCCAGAAAGCGTTGGAACATGAACACG CTTCTTCGTTGGATGTCATGATGAATGACGTGAAGATGTTAAGAGTGTTAGTGAAAGTTCTGCGTGTCATGGACGAGTCGCCTCTGGACGCTGTGCAGAAG GCCCGTGATCTCCAGCAGAAGATTGTGAACAGGGTTAGAAATGAGCAGCCGGCGCAGTTAGAAGATCAGATGAAGCTGTTGGCAGACATCTGCTGTGACTGCGCTCAGGAGTTTCATCTCAGACTCGAGCTGGAGATGGCCAGACGTCACTATACAGACGCTTTAAACTACAGTCCAGACAACGAAGAG ATCATGCTTCATCTCGCTCGCTTATACTATGAGCATCAAAAACTGGATCATTGTGAAGAAATGTGTCGTCAGACTCTGAAACTTCATCAACATCACGCAGAGGCATCAATG TTGTTGGCTGATACTTTGTTTTGGAAGAATCAAAAGGACGAAGCAGTCCAAATGTATGCTGATATTATGGAGCGATATCCAG acAACTTTCATGTGATGGTGAAGTTTCTGCATGTTCTGCACAGACTGGGGAATCTTGATGCTGTGCCGTCTGTTTTTCAAGCGTGTGAAACGTTCTGTCCGCTGTCGGTTAGAGGAGCAGCTTATAACTACTGCAAAGGTCTTTACTTCTG GTACATGTATGAGGTGAGAGAGGCTCTGATTCATCTGAATAAGGCCAGAGGAGATTGTGAATGGGGAGAGAGAGCCGTAGAGCTGATGGTCCAAATCTGTCTCAACCCTGACAAGGACGTTTTTGGAGCAGAAGTTCTAGAGAAAATACAAACAGATGTGAG TGAATCAGAGAATCAGACGGGAATCAGCACAGCTCAGAATCTACTGAAGGTGTTCCGCACTCGATCCAGATCTGAAGAGCAGAAAGTCCGACTGCTTCAGAATCTGTGTCTGATCTACAGTAAAGAGTCCAGACAGATTGAGAGAGCCGTGCTGGATCTCACAGACATGCTGTCCAAGAAC GTGATGCTGGAGGCATGTTTGCTCGCGGCGGCTCAGGGTTTTCTTCAGTTAAAGCAGATCCCCAGAGCCAGAAACTTTCTCAAACGTCTCGCTAAGATGGAGTGGAAAGATTCTAATTCAGACGACCTGGAGAACGCCTCTCTGCTCATGGCTGATATGTATATAAAGATGGGAAAATACTCGCAGGTGGACAAACTACTGCAAAACTCCATACGACACAATAAG TCGTGCAGTAAAGCGTACGAGTATCAAGGCTTTATGATGGAGAATGAGGAGAGATACACAGATGCGTCGCTGCAGTATGAACTGGCCTGGAAATACACCAGCATGATGGATCCTGCCATCG GGTTTCGTCTGGCCTTTAACTGTCTGAAGTGTAAGAATTACACACGAGCTGTTGATGTTTGTCGTCAG gtgTTGCAGCGTTTTCCGGACTATCCTCAGATTCAGGATGAGATTCTGACCCGAGCTCAGGCGTCTCTCCGTCCGTGA